Part of the Micromonospora rhizosphaerae genome is shown below.
ACCCAGCGGCCCGCCGCGCGGGCAGGCGTGGGCCGGGCGAAGGAGTTCGTGATGACCGGCGAACGCTACTCGGCCGCCGCGCTCGAACGGTGGAACGTGGTGAACCGGGTGCTTCCCGACGACGGTTTTGACGCGGCGGCGCCGGCGTTCGCCGCCGGTCCGACCCGCGCCCACGCCGCCACGAAGCAGGTGCTCGCCCACTTCGAGCGGGGCGGCGTGCCCGAGGCGAACCGGCACGTCACGCAGATCGCCGCCGACCTGTACCGGACCGAGGACCTCCGTGGCACGGTGCGCTCCTTTCCTCACGGACGGACCGGACCGGGTAAGGCCACGTTCACCGGCCGCTGATGGCGCTCCCCGTCCCAGCGTGCCTACCCCGTCCGAGGTGGGTAGGCAGGGGGCTTCGCGCAGGGGACCGAGACGTGTACCGGTCAGGAGGCCGTGATGACCGCCAACTGGGACGAAGAGGCTGATCCGCTCCGTCAGCCGCCGGAAGCCGACGCGCTGGAGCAGCAGCAGGACGAGACCGAGGTGGGCCCCCGGACACGGTCGAGGACGCCGTACCGGAGGCGTCCGAGGCGGATCTTGCGGAGCAGGGTGTGCTGGTTCCGGACGATCCGCGCGAGATGCCCAGATCGCTGCCCCCTGACGCCAATCAGGCCGACGCCCTCGAACAGCACCAGGAGGTTCCGGTCCCGGAGGAGGACCGCCGGGACTGATCGCCAGGATCAGGGCGTTCGCCAGAGCCCCCTACGGCGGCGTGAATATCAGGGGTGTGCCGGGGCATTCGTCGAGGCCGAGGTTGTGGTACCAGCAACCGCCGG
Proteins encoded:
- a CDS encoding enoyl-CoA hydratase/isomerase family protein, yielding MAEQPVRARASFGLVDKVVGLTSTMGGTQRPAARAGVGRAKEFVMTGERYSAAALERWNVVNRVLPDDGFDAAAPAFAAGPTRAHAATKQVLAHFERGGVPEANRHVTQIAADLYRTEDLRGTVRSFPHGRTGPGKATFTGR